In Bombus vancouverensis nearcticus unplaced genomic scaffold, iyBomVanc1_principal scaffold0039, whole genome shotgun sequence, the following proteins share a genomic window:
- the LOC143304528 gene encoding venom serine protease Bi-VSP-like — MEVQMPVIKNAECKIAYSKFPNAPDITDGIIRAEHAQGGEDSCTADRGGPLLIQHELTWYLIGIVSYAYKCGTAGCPSVYTRVASYLDFILQAMQ; from the exons atggaagtacaaatgccagtgattaagaacgccgaatgcaaaatagcttattccaaatttcctaatgcacctgatatcactgatggtataatacgcgccgaacatgctcaaggtggagaggattcttgtacg gctgaccgcggcggaccactgctgatacaacatgaattaacatggtatttaataggtattgtgtcttatgcttataagtgcggcacagctgggtgtcccagcgtttacactagggtcgcatcgtaccttgacttcattctccaagcgatgcaataa